A segment of the Candidatus Jettenia caeni genome:
TCATACAAAAATTTTTTATTTCACAGATTTTTTATTTGGTAAAGGAATAGTCAAGATTTTCGCAAATACATAGCCAAATTTCTGATGTTTTTACAAAATAGATTGACATCTAGCAAAGTCTATAGTTGATGTACAGGAATTTCAAAGTTTTTCATTATGCCATGAACACACCCTTAGCCCCTCTCAAGAGAGGAATCGGGGAAGTCCCCTCTTGAGAGGAGATTGAGAGGTGGGTAAAAAGCCGTTGTGTTTTGCCTTTTAAAAACCGAACCTGATTTATACTTTTCCAGAAAAATCTCTTATTTAGTAAAAATTAGGTATTTAACTTGCGCAAAGGAACTACAATAAAAAGGAGCAATGGAGAGAGCATCAGTTAATTTTTCAGATTGGACAGAAAATAATTAACGTTTTCATGGAGATAAAGTATGGATTTATTAACAAAAAATGATTTAAGGGCATTAATAGAAAAGCCCAAAGGGCCAAAGGGACTCTGTATATCAATTTTTATGCCTACGCATCGAATGTGGCCGGAAACACAGCAGGATCCGATTAGACTAAAAAATCTTCTTCGGATAGCAGAAGAAAACCTTATACGAAACGGACTCCGGTCACCGGAGGCGAAAAAATTGCTAGAACCCTCTCAAGTATTCTTAATAGATACGTCTTTTTGGAGATATCAAAGTGACGGTCTGGCAATATTTCTTTCTTCCGATGTATTTCAATACTACCGCCTTCCTTTGAAATTTGGAGAATTTGCGGTTGTAACTCACCGTTTTAACATCAAGCCGCTTCTCCCATTATTCAATAGCGATGGTCACTTTTTTGTTCTGGCGCTTAGCCAAAATAAAATCAGATTATTTCAGAGTACCCGTTACAGCATCAGTGAGATGGACTTGGAAAAAACACATGTTCCGACAAGTATAAGTGAAGCTCTCAGGTATACCGAATTTGAAAAACAACCGCATTTTCGTACCCGTATAACACCCTTTACCGGTGGATCAACTCCCGTGGGTGAAAAAGCAGGTACATTTTATAGTAGCAGGGAAGATATTGATGAAGCAAGAAAAAACATCCTGGAGTACTTTAATAGGGTTGATAAGGGTTTGCATGAACTATTGCATGATGAAAAAGCGCCTTTGGTGTTGGCAGGAGTTGAATATCTTTTACCAATATACAGAGAGACAAACTCATATCCTTATCTAATGGAGAGGGGAATTACAGGAAGTCCTAAAGAGACAAACGAAAAAGAACTCTGTGAACAGGCATGGACCATTGTACAGCCATATTTCCAGAAAGAACAGGAAGACGCAGCCAGGAAATATAAGCAATTTGCCGATACAGACCGTACCTCTCATGATATTAAAGAAATCGTTGTAGCAGCTTACCACGGACGTGTTGAATCGCTTTTTGTAGCTGTCGGCGCCAGGCAATGGGGTGCTTTTAATCCAGAGACTCAGGTGGTTCATGCCCATGAGAAAGAAGAAGTTGGAGATGAAGATTTATTGGATCTTGCAGCCATTCATGCTTTTTTAAAAGGAGGATCCGTTTATGCTGTTGAGCCGGAGAAAGTACCTGATACCTCATTATCGGCTGCTGTATTTCGATATTAGTTAGCAATGAAACACACTCCTAAATATTTTCTCGCAGATTTCCCATAATGGCATGATGCTGTTGATATTGTACCAGTTTCCCCGTCTGGTAAAATATCTGGTAAGGATTCTGATAAGATCGTGGGTATAGAATACCCTCGATGGAGAAGACCAATCTGGCAGATATCCCATGTCACCCCTTCGGGGTTGAAGGGTTTTTTCAGCTTTTTCTATAATCATGACATCCCTACGGGATTAGGCAGGAAGATCATAAATAGGTCTTTCGGCAACTTTTATATAATATCAAAACGTAGGGCAAGGCTTTACAGGCTGTCCGAGAATGCTTTCATATGACAAATCCTATACTATATGTTGACAAAATATTAGCACGACAACAATATTTAGTATGGTATTTGTGAGTCGATTGAATTCTCGGACAGCCTGTTTAGCCTTGCTTCCCCGCATGAACGTGCCACGGAGAGAGCAACTCTAAAGGGTTGCCCTATGTAATTAAAATTCCTATATATGGAATTAGATTGGGTTTTAAAAGGCAAAATATCCAATAACTTTTCTTTTTACCCACCCCTCAAGCCCCTCCGAGACTGTGTCGTAATTATCAAAATTTTTTATAAAAAAGCGGACTCTCGGAGAGATAAAGAATGCGGGATGTGATAGAATATACCCGAGTGTCTTGCAAGGGGGGCAGAAAAAGATCCGTGTAGAGAATCCATAGGATAATTTTCAAAAAGCCGGAGACCCGGAATCCGGACAGGAAGATATGGAAAGGAAGAGAAATAGGCAAAAGTAGGCAAAACAGGGAAAATATATCGTAAAACAGGCGTTTCCGGATGGAGTATCTCCGTGCGAATGAGAAATTGTATGGATTTTATCAAGAGATAATGGATTCATGTCCGGAAAGTATCCTTGAAGTGGTCGAAAATAACGGTAAGGTTGTGAGCTACAAAGGCAACAACCACATGGGTAAAGATGGCGGTAAGATTGAAATTCAGAAATGAAGCAACCTGACGAACCCGTTTGTTGTCGGAGAATACCCGCTCGACGGAAGTTCTTTTTTTAAAGTCATCTTTCCACTGGAGAGAGCCTTTTGGGGTAGTAGGAGTTCCAAAGATACGGAGGTCGTCTTGTATCTGAACTTTGAACGTTTTGTGCGTTTGTCCCTGTTTCAGGCATCCAGTGGCATGAGGGCATGAGAAGCCGTCAAATCCATTGGGGCATTTGAACATAACTGCGTTTTGTTTTTTATCAGAGCCATTCGGTCTGAGAGGCATATCAACTTTGGTACAGTGGTATACCTGATCTTTGATGCGAAAGAGTTCTAAAGAGGGTGAGGTTTTTGTTTCCTCCCGATGGGGGATAATGAGTTCTGCTTTGAGTTCATTCACCACGAAATGATAGTTATCTTTATCGTCGTACCCTTTATCGGCAGCATACTTTTTGAAGCGGAATCGAACGATAGTATCAATGACCTTTAAGAGGGGGATAAAAAGGGGATTATCGTTCAGGTTCGATGGAGATACAAAAAGTCCCATGACGAGATTTGATACTGAGTCAACCATGGTATGAACTTTATGTCCATAGGAGTAATTGCTGTGTTTTACGGTAAATGAGGCATTGACATCTGTGGAGACCCACTCGGCTGGGTGAGAGCATGTGTGAGCATAGGGACAGGTTTTACAACTTCCCGTAAGCGTCTTGTGCAAAGGGTTGGCATGGCTATCAAGAATCGGCGAGTCGATTGCAGCCAGATACGAATCAGCGATTTTGTGAGTAATGGCAACGGTCACCATGAAGTAAAAAATAGCAAGGAGCTCAATAGGGGTGATCTCATGGTTTTTAAAGCGGTTAATCTGGGATTCATGGGGTATTGCCAGAGGAGATAAGCCACAGGCTTTTGCATACTTGTCGTTTTCCTCTAAGAATCGTGGGATTTCGGCATCGCAGGGAAGGTTTTTCAGAGGTCGAAGTAAGAGCATCTTGAACTTGGAAACCGGAGAGTAGTAGGAAGAGATTTTTTCATCAGAAGATTTCTTGAAGAGGGAACGAGAAAGGGACACATGGGGATTTTCTTCAAGGATGAAGTTCAGGAAAGAGAAGTCAAAGAATGCGAGGATGGCCAGGGGGTAATGTTTTTGGAGTTGTTTGGGAGAATGGAAGAACTGTCTGAACCATTCATAATCGTCAACATCGCTAAAACGGAAGGCACGGGTTGAACATCCGTTTGGTCATATCAAGAGGAATCTGGGGATGACGAGCTTTCTGGTACGGGGACGAGAAGGAGCACGGGCGGAGATATCAGTCGCAGCAACCTGTTTTAATATCGTACGAATGATTACGTTACTGGGAGGTGTGAGAGAGCTTATAGGAGGATTCATGGCATTGCAGAGCTAAGAGATTGAGGGAAGATGCCTCATTATCTACAGGGTATGAAAAAAACGATGTCTTTTTGAGACACATATGCAGATCATGTTTCACCGAGAGTATTTTTCTCTCTGATTAAAGAACGAATCCAACCCTTTCTGGGTAATTATGACACAGTCTCTCCCGGAAGGGGACATTCCCCGATCAGGTCGAGAACTATAGATAAATTCAATAGAATTATGGTATGCACTAACTTGCCTATCAAAGTGTTATTTAGTCAGTGGTAAAGTCATATCTTTTAAATAAAGATGCAACCTTTTCCTGATCGTCTAAGGTATGAACAGATACGACATCGGAATTCATGATGTCGCCGACTGTAGTATTCTCATCGCTCAAAATAAGCTTTCTGATAGACAGCACGCCCTCAAGCCTTCTGACATTATCTATAATATAGCAGTTATTGATGGTTTTCTTATCTATTTTCCGGTAGCTTTGATATGATTAAGAGCTTCCTTTACTGTCATCTGCTTTCTCAAATCAACAAATTCGATAGTCATAACACTACCGGTTGAGTCTTCCGGGTACTTGAGAAACTGGTTTATTAATTTTCTCTTTTCCTCATCGGTGTTCCTTAAAACCTTCTTCACCACATTGGAAGACATTTACTCAAGAAAATCTACCGCATCATTTAAAAAAAGCTTACTCACGATATCCTTTATTTCCCCGTCTGTAATCGATTCAATAACATATTGCTGTAATTCTAAGGGTATATAGGAAAATACCTCCGATGCAATTTCCTTGGGAAGTATTCTGAAAAGAATAAGAAGCTTTTCTCTCTCAAACTCCGTAAGAAGCTGAGCTATATCCACAATGTTCATATCGAGTATTTTATTTCTGACTTCCAGATACCTGTTTTCCTCGATCAGTCTTTTCAGGATATCCTGCCGGGCAGACATCATAAATCTCCTTCATTTTCTTCACAGCCTGTTCTATCTCATCATGTGAAATACTATTAATCTGGCAACTACTGCCAAGATGGTCAGGCATAATTAAGGTGAGCTTTCCACCCAGATGTTGCCGGAATTCCTCGAGTCCATGATAAATATTGAGGAATTTATCATTCTCTCTTTTCTCAAGAAGAGGATGCCATAACAGAAAACCACAATCCTTAAGGCCGTAATAAACAAGGTCATACTCATCTTTATTAACGAGACCACGATTTTCAGCAATGGTCATATCAAGCACAAGACCAAGCGCAACTGCTTCTCCATGACGAAGCTCATACCCGCTCATTGCCTCGAGATAATGACCACTCCAATGTCCAAAATCTAATGGCCGCGAAGATCCGTTCTCAAAGGGATCATTTCCTGAAGCTATGTGGTCAGTATGAAGCTGGACGCAACGTATGATTAACCTTTCCATTACCTCCGCATCATGCCGAAACAATTCTTTCGACTTGCTTACCAGATATTCTAAAAACGAACGATCTTTAATAATGGCAACCTTGAAAGCTTCTGATACGCCAGAAAGCCAGTCCCTTGTATCCAGGGTCTTTAAAAAATCAAAATCGTTAATCACCGCATAGGGAGGTGTAAAGGTGCCAAAATAATTCTTTACTCCAAAAAAATTGATACCATTCTTTACGCCAACACCGGAATCATTCTGTGAGAGCACTGTTGTTGGCACCCGTATATGACGTATCCCCCTCTGGCTGATAGAGGCAATAAATCCCACGGCATCAAGCACTGCGCCGCCTCCAACGATAACTATATAAGAATGGCGATCCAGTTTATTCAGCCGCAGGGCATATGCTATATCCTTATAGTATTTAAAATCATTTTTACATCGTTCTCCCCCATCCAGAATAACGGCGGGAGAAATCATTTCTGCACACCTTGTATGGATACGAAACCAATTCTCAATACGATGCTCTATGCCAGGCCAGGAAGCAACAACTCCTGAATCAAGAAAAACCATAACTTTTGATTGTGGATCTTTCAATACCTCTTTTAATACATAATTTTCAGGATGAAATACATCATGGGTAAAATGTACAGTATAATGAAAAGTAACTTTTATTCGTTGCTCTATTCGCATGGTAATGGATGCAGCTTCTCTTCCAGATTTACCCTTACATCGAGAAGGCTCTTTATACTTAGGGAAAGATCCATCAGGGTGACAGGATTACCTGGCAATTCTCTATCGGATACATAGAAAATTGGTTCATTTTCATCAACGCGGCCGTGAGTTCCTTTAATCCTCGATGGATTTTGAGATATAAAAGGAGGCCATCCCCAAAATAACTCACAGGGGTCATACCCGGGTTTATTATGTATATCTACATGGAAGGCATATTCGGGGGCCTCTTTTACCTCTGTCCACCACCTGTAATCAAACCATGCGCCTTGTTTCGCCACGAGTATCAACTCTCCGCTTCGTGTATGGTCAACCCCGGCTTCAGCTTTAGTAGCGCCGTCCAGTATGGTATCAACATGGGGCATCTTACCCAGGAGCGATCTTACTTCTTCTATTAAGTTTTGATTAAATACATAGACATGAGCTACCTGATGATCCACAACGCTAAATGCTGCACTCGTATAAAAATCGGGATACTGCATGCCCTGTACAGAACGCGTCTTTAATAAACCGGCCTTTTTCAATACGATATTGGGAAATACGACCGTATTTGCAGGAGTGACAGGGTAATCTCCGAAGAGAATAACCCGGTATTTTTCCTTCTGTGCAGCGCGTAAAAGTTCGCCAACAAGAGAATACACCTCAACAAATGCCTTTTTGCTCACGGTTGAGTCAGGACCGTACCTTTGAAGCGCATAATCAAGATGAGGTAGATATGCATACAGCAGATCTGGCCTCTCGTTTTCCATAACATTCATAATTGCTTTTACGATCCATCGACTCGATCTCCTGGAGGCAAACGGCCCCCAGTAATGATGAAGAGGAAATGTCCCCTTTAATTCTTTTTCCAGTCGTACACTTATGTGTGAAGGTTCTGAAATGCAATTCATTATTATGCCACCACGGTGTTTATGGATTGGAGCAGGGGAAAGGAAAACATCACTTCCTGGTCCGAGTGACTGCTGAATAAACATCTGAGCAACTCTCCCTCCATGCGAGCGAAAATTTTCCCAAATAAGTGGCCGCTGAATGAGGCGGACACTCTGTTCCCAGAACAATGGCTTCCATTGATCCTTAAAGAAAAATCCATTTCCTACAATACCGTGCTGTGCAGGAAGAGAGGCAGTACGCATGGTAGCCTGAACCACGCAAGTTAATCCGGGGAATACTCCCTGCATCGGTTTAATATCAAGATCGTACAGCCTCTGATCATCCAGATTATTTCTTAAAAAGTTATATCCAAGCCCTGCTATTTGAAGTAAGAGAATTTTCTGTTCCATATTCTAAAGGCTCATTTTTAAAAATCCTGCAATAGGACACGGAAGAACACAGATAAACACAGATTTTTCAATAAGAGATATAAGCATATCTCCATTGTGAGTTTCTTGGTACGTATCCGTGTTTATCTGTGTTCTTCTGTGTCCAACTGCAATTTTTATATTCCATGTTAACTGCTATAAAATTTTCTTGATGCCAGTCCG
Coding sequences within it:
- a CDS encoding 3-dehydroquinate synthase encodes the protein MRIEQRIKVTFHYTVHFTHDVFHPENYVLKEVLKDPQSKVMVFLDSGVVASWPGIEHRIENWFRIHTRCAEMISPAVILDGGERCKNDFKYYKDIAYALRLNKLDRHSYIVIVGGGAVLDAVGFIASISQRGIRHIRVPTTVLSQNDSGVGVKNGINFFGVKNYFGTFTPPYAVINDFDFLKTLDTRDWLSGVSEAFKVAIIKDRSFLEYLVSKSKELFRHDAEVMERLIIRCVQLHTDHIASGNDPFENGSSRPLDFGHWSGHYLEAMSGYELRHGEAVALGLVLDMTIAENRGLVNKDEYDLVYYGLKDCGFLLWHPLLEKRENDKFLNIYHGLEEFRQHLGGKLTLIMPDHLGSSCQINSISHDEIEQAVKKMKEIYDVCPAGYPEKTDRGKQVSGSQK
- a CDS encoding truncated magnesium transporter protein, whose translation is MSSNVVKKVLRNTDEEKRKLINQFLKYPEDSTGSVMTIEFVDLRKQMTVKEALNHIKATGK
- a CDS encoding truncated magnesium transporter protein — protein: MNIVDIAQLLTEFEREKLLILFRILPKEIASEVFSYIPLELQQYVIESITDGEIKDIVSKLFLNDAVDFLE
- a CDS encoding putative transposase, with the protein product MSLSRSLFKKSSDEKISSYYSPVSKFKMLLLRPLKNLPCDAEIPRFLEENDKYAKACGLSPLAIPHESQINRFKNHEITPIELLAIFYFMVTVAITHKIADSYLAAIDSPILDSHANPLHKTLTGSCKTCPYAHTCSHPAEWVSTDVNASFTVKHSNYSYGHKVHTMVDSVSNLVMGLFVSPSNLNDNPLFIPLLKVIDTIVRFRFKKYAADKGYDDKDNYHFVVNELKAELIIPHREETKTSPSLELFRIKDQVYHCTKVDMPLRPNGSDKKQNAVMFKCPNGFDGFSCPHATGCLKQGQTHKTFKVQIQDDLRIFGTPTTPKGSLQWKDDFKKRTSVERVFSDNKRVRQVASFLNFNLTAIFTHVVVAFVAHNLTVIFDHFKDTFRT
- a CDS encoding phosphodiesterase/nucleotide pyrophosphatase; its protein translation is MEQKILLLQIAGLGYNFLRNNLDDQRLYDLDIKPMQGVFPGLTCVVQATMRTASLPAQHGIVGNGFFFKDQWKPLFWEQSVRLIQRPLIWENFRSHGGRVAQMFIQQSLGPGSDVFLSPAPIHKHRGGIIMNCISEPSHISVRLEKELKGTFPLHHYWGPFASRRSSRWIVKAIMNVMENERPDLLYAYLPHLDYALQRYGPDSTVSKKAFVEVYSLVGELLRAAQKEKYRVILFGDYPVTPANTVVFPNIVLKKAGLLKTRSVQGMQYPDFYTSAAFSVVDHQVAHVYVFNQNLIEEVRSLLGKMPHVDTILDGATKAEAGVDHTRSGELILVAKQGAWFDYRWWTEVKEAPEYAFHVDIHNKPGYDPCELFWGWPPFISQNPSRIKGTHGRVDENEPIFYVSDRELPGNPVTLMDLSLSIKSLLDVRVNLEEKLHPLPCE